The genomic window GTCAAGAAGCAGGAAGCCCGCGCGGAAAAGGCAAGGAAGGCTGAGGCCAACCGCGTTCGATCCGGCCGCTCGAAGGCACAGAAGGCGCGCGACAAAGCTCCTACGGAAAAGCTTCACAGGCTCGTGGACGCTTCGCGCCTCAACAAGACACCGGACACAGACCCCGACAGCTAACCGGCTTTACGCATCCGGCAGCATCTTGCCCGGGTTCATGATGCCCTGAGGATCAAAGGCCCGTTTGACGGCACGCATCGCCGGCACAGCGTCGCCGTGTTCGCGCAGCAGAAAATCGCGTTTCCCAAGGCCAATACCATGCTCCCCCGTGCAGGTACCCCCGGCATCAAGCGCACGCATCACAAGCCTCTCATGCAGAGCCTTTGCCGACGCAACCTCGTCCGGCTTCAATGGATCCACCAGCATGATCAGATGAAAGTTGCCGTCCCCCACATGCCCCACCAACGGCGCCATCAGATCGGTACTGTCTACGTCAGCACGCGTGTCAGAGATGACATCGGCCAGCCGCGACACGGGCACACAAACATCCGTTGTGAACCCCTGCTTGCCCGGCTCCAGTGCAAGGGCCGAATAATAGGCGTTGTGCCGGGCTTCCCATAGGCGGGTGCGGTCCTCAGCACGCGAACTCCATTGAAAACCGCGACCGCCATTAGCGTCCGCCAGATCAGCCACCCGTTGCGATTGTTCCTGTACCGAGGCTGACGTGCCATGAAACTCAAGGAACAACATCGGCTGCTCCGGCAGTGTCAGCTTCGAATATGCATTGCATGCCCGCACCATGGCGGCATCCATCAGTTCTATGCGCGCCACCGGAATGCCCGATTGGATGGTCTCGATCACCGTAGCAACAGCCTGATCCACACTTTCAAACGAGCATGTCGCTGCGCCCACATCTTCCGGGATGCCGTGCAAACGCAGTGTGATTTCCGTCACCACGCCGAGCGTGCCCTCGGACCCCACAAGCAGGTGCGTAAGGTCATAGCCGGCAGCAGATTTGCGCGCGCGACCGCCGGTCTGAACAATTGAACCGTCCGCCATGACGACAGTCAGACCCAACACGTTTTCACGAATAGTGCCGTAGCGAACGGCATTGGTGCCACTTGCGCGCGTTGACACCATGCCGCCAATGCTCGCATCCGCCCCGGGATCCACAGGCATGAAAAGACCTGTGTCGCGCAGATGTGCATTGAGTGCTTTTCGGGTGATGCCTGCTTCAACCGTACAATCAAGGTCTTCAGGCGAGACACGTATCACCTGCGCCATCTGAGACATATCAATGGCAATGCCACCATGAACCGCCGTTACGTGCCCCTCAAGAGACGTACCCGCTCCAAAGGGAATGACGGGCACTTTGTGTTTTGCGCACAGGGTAACAACCGTGGAAACCTCCTGCGTGGTCAGGGGAAACACGACTGCGTCAGGGGCAGCTCCGGCGTGCCAGCTTTCATCATGCCCATGCTGGTCGCGGACGGCCTGTGCCGTCGAGAGCCGCTCGCCAAACAGGGGGCGCAAGTCATCAATGACTTCATGCGCGGTTGGGCATTTGAACGCCTCAGGCAAATCCATACGGCCTACTCCTGAAAAAGCTCGCTGGTGAGGCTTCAGCTTAACCGCCACTGCGACCATTCGCCATTCAGCACCCGTTCACCAGCACTCTTATAGCGTTGCCCGGTACATAGGCGACCAAGCCGCTTGGGGATTGGCCGTGGCTCCCCCTATGATCAGCACCAACAGTTTAATTGGTATGATAGCAGGCAACACTATGACCGCCGCCACAAAGTCCTACACAGCTCCCCTCGTCGCGCCTCCCATGAAGGTCATCGAGGAGTGGATTGACTACAATGGCCACATGAACATGGCCTTCTACAACACCGTGTTCGACAAGGCGGTAGATGCCCTTTTTATGGATGTGGGCATAAGCGAGGATTACGTCACCAAAGAGTTGGCATCTGTTTTCACAGCTGAAATCCATGTGACCTATGCGCAGGAACTGTCCCTGCACGACCCCATCAAAGTGACCTGCCAATTGCTCGACTTTGATGCCAAGCGCATCCATATGTTCCTGGAGATGTATCACGCAGAAGAAGGCTACCTCGCCGCAACCATGGAGCAGATTGGCATCCATGTGAGCATGGAGTCTCGGCGCTCCGCCGTAATGCCCGACTGGGTACTGGCGGAACTGCAGGCCCTGAAAGACGCCCATAAAGAGTTGCCCATCAAACCTCAGGTCGGCCGCGTGATCGGCATTCCCAAAAAGTCCGCAGGAGCGACAAGCGCGTGATCCAACTATTCTTCCTGGTTCTGACGGTTCTCTTCGTGCCTGCACACATAGTGCCGGCACAGGCACAACAAATTGGTGCGGATTGTCAAAGCCCCGCCCTCCCCGGCGTCAACTGGCATCGCTGTTACCTTGAAGACAAACCCCTGTCGCGCGTTGACCTGACCGGCGCCAAGCTGCGGGAGGCCCGCCTGCTCCGCGCAATCCTCATTCAGGCAACGCTTGTTGATGTTGATGCGCGCCGCGCAAAACTCATGCGCGCACGCGCAGAACAGGCCGACTTCACCAACGCTGATCTGCGTGAAGCGGATTTCACGCGCGCAAACCTTGACGGCGCAAACCTGACAGGCGCTGATCTGCGCCGCACCCGATTGTTCAAGGCAACCCTGCGCGGTGCGAACCTGACCAATGCCCGTCTGGGCCGTACAGATATTCTGGATGCGGATCTTACCGGCGCGACCTGGACCAACGGCACCTATATCTGCGGACCAGATTCAATCGGGCAGTGCAAGTAGCACCTAGGATTGCGCCGGTGCGCAGCGCGCAAGCATCGCTTCCAGACTGCGCGCCTGCTGGCGCAGTCGCCTGTGAGGAATTGAGTCGACCCGTTCCCTGTAGCGCACCACAGACACGTCCAGGGAGCTCATTTCGTCCCGCAGCCTGTCCATATGCGCACGAAATTGAGCAATTTCGGCTTTCTGCTTGTCGATGGCCTCAACGATCCCGGCAACCCTTCGGCCCAGGTCGTCCAGTTCATCTGTCTTGGTGACCGTGTCGCCAGCGATTTCCGAACACCGCCGCGTAAACTCAACAACATTACCCATTCTAGAGTGCCTCCAACTCTCGTGACCCTGCTCCTTCCTACGTAGCCTGACCGCATATCGGACTTCCCGGGACCCGCGAGCATGGTCAAATTCAGGCCGGAAACCGGCACTTTGGTTAAGCCTTTACTTTCATGATGCCGTTTCCCGGTTTATCCATGTGTCAGAAAGGGAATTTCGAGTGCATGAGTGACACCCCGCTGACATCCCAACGCATCAGGCTCGAAAACGCCCTGCGCCGCGCGACCACGTCGCCCGTGCCTCGCGTATGGCTGGCAGCGCTGCTTGTTGGTGTCCTGGCAGGATACGCGGCAATCGGCTTCCGGCTCGCCATTGGCGGCATCCAGTATCTCTGGCTCGGAGAAACCGAAGAAAATCTGTTCCGGTTTCTACAGGAGACCCCCGCCTGGCTGATCATCGCAGGGCCAACCACCGCAGGCCTCGTAGTTGGCCTGTGGCTGACCTTTTTGCAGCCTGGCAATCGCGCCGAAGGCGTGGCGGATGTGATTGAAGCCCGAGCGGTGGGTG from Candidatus Phaeomarinobacter ectocarpi includes these protein-coding regions:
- a CDS encoding DUF4169 family protein, which translates into the protein MTDKDNQPENVVDLASVKRAKTATSKPRHVKKQEARAEKARKAEANRVRSGRSKAQKARDKAPTEKLHRLVDASRLNKTPDTDPDS
- a CDS encoding pentapeptide repeat-containing protein yields the protein MIQLFFLVLTVLFVPAHIVPAQAQQIGADCQSPALPGVNWHRCYLEDKPLSRVDLTGAKLREARLLRAILIQATLVDVDARRAKLMRARAEQADFTNADLREADFTRANLDGANLTGADLRRTRLFKATLRGANLTNARLGRTDILDADLTGATWTNGTYICGPDSIGQCK
- a CDS encoding thioesterase family protein, producing MTAATKSYTAPLVAPPMKVIEEWIDYNGHMNMAFYNTVFDKAVDALFMDVGISEDYVTKELASVFTAEIHVTYAQELSLHDPIKVTCQLLDFDAKRIHMFLEMYHAEEGYLAATMEQIGIHVSMESRRSAVMPDWVLAELQALKDAHKELPIKPQVGRVIGIPKKSAGATSA
- a CDS encoding FAD-binding oxidoreductase, which gives rise to MDLPEAFKCPTAHEVIDDLRPLFGERLSTAQAVRDQHGHDESWHAGAAPDAVVFPLTTQEVSTVVTLCAKHKVPVIPFGAGTSLEGHVTAVHGGIAIDMSQMAQVIRVSPEDLDCTVEAGITRKALNAHLRDTGLFMPVDPGADASIGGMVSTRASGTNAVRYGTIRENVLGLTVVMADGSIVQTGGRARKSAAGYDLTHLLVGSEGTLGVVTEITLRLHGIPEDVGAATCSFESVDQAVATVIETIQSGIPVARIELMDAAMVRACNAYSKLTLPEQPMLFLEFHGTSASVQEQSQRVADLADANGGRGFQWSSRAEDRTRLWEARHNAYYSALALEPGKQGFTTDVCVPVSRLADVISDTRADVDSTDLMAPLVGHVGDGNFHLIMLVDPLKPDEVASAKALHERLVMRALDAGGTCTGEHGIGLGKRDFLLREHGDAVPAMRAVKRAFDPQGIMNPGKMLPDA